CTTTACCGTCAGAGCTCGCCTACGTCGTTGATTCGGCCGTTGATTCCGGCAACTACGCCAGCAAAAGTGAATTTTTCCGAACACTTTTGCGCAATTGGATGGAAGATCGACTCTTGTCCGGCTTAACCACCAGTCAAAAAGAAATAAAATCAGGCAGAGGCAAACTGTTAAAATCCCTAAAATCTCTCCGTTAAATGAAAATTTATTACTCGACAAAATTTGCCAAAGAGTATAAAAAATTACCTCTTAAAATCAAAATTTTGGCTGAGAAAAAAGAAAAGATTTTCCGGCAAAATCCGCTTGATCACCGCCTAAAAACCCATAAACTCACCGGCAAACTCCAGGAATTTTGGTCTTTTTCAATTAATTTTCAGTACCGGCTGATTTTTGAGTTTATTGATTCCCAAACCATTTGGTTTCACTCCATCGGCACCCATCAGATATACCGGTAAATAAGCTATTATAAATAACTTATTTCTCCGTTTTCGATTCTCGCTACCCCTTCCCACATCCGCCATTCATTATAATT
This is a stretch of genomic DNA from Candidatus Beckwithbacteria bacterium. It encodes these proteins:
- a CDS encoding ribbon-helix-helix domain-containing protein — encoded protein: MRTIINLSLPSELAYVVDSAVDSGNYASKSEFFRTLLRNWMEDRLLSGLTTSQKEIKSGRGKLLKSLKSLR
- a CDS encoding type II toxin-antitoxin system mRNA interferase toxin, RelE/StbE family → MKIYYSTKFAKEYKKLPLKIKILAEKKEKIFRQNPLDHRLKTHKLTGKLQEFWSFSINFQYRLIFEFIDSQTIWFHSIGTHQIYR